The following coding sequences lie in one bacterium genomic window:
- a CDS encoding helix-turn-helix domain-containing protein, translated as MIGLRLRALREAAGLSRAELARGSGVDEQWVAKVETNKIESPGIDKLQAIAAYLRVDLASFWEDVPEGSLVPLTVKFSLRPGRKLSQAKRLQIERILREVAKGLISEESDA; from the coding sequence GTGATTGGATTGCGTTTGCGGGCATTGCGAGAAGCGGCGGGTTTGAGCCGGGCAGAGTTGGCGCGGGGGTCTGGAGTTGATGAGCAATGGGTGGCGAAGGTTGAGACGAATAAGATTGAATCTCCCGGAATTGACAAACTCCAAGCTATTGCCGCTTATCTGCGGGTTGACCTTGCTTCTTTCTGGGAAGATGTTCCAGAAGGATCACTCGTTCCCTTGACTGTGAAATTCTCATTGCGGCCGGGCCGGAAGTTGTCTCAGGCGAAGCGGTTGCAGATCGAGCGCATATTGCGGGAAGTTGCGAAAGGACTGATTTCTGAAGAGTCGGACGCTTGA
- a CDS encoding ImmA/IrrE family metallo-endopeptidase, whose product MAIRMRAEVGQPCGAIDIFRWEEYWGVRLWYADLPEVIRAAADRTYRIILLSKDIDASEERFLFAHELSEILYPSLNGYHGRFYNEFAGHLVAPPPVLYELWMNQWTVGELANEFGVTISVVLYQLRLMAPVYGFTL is encoded by the coding sequence TTGGCAATAAGAATGCGCGCAGAGGTGGGTCAGCCTTGTGGAGCGATAGATATTTTCAGGTGGGAAGAATACTGGGGTGTGCGGCTATGGTATGCCGATCTTCCGGAGGTGATTCGGGCGGCAGCGGATAGAACATATCGGATCATCTTGTTGTCGAAGGATATTGATGCTTCTGAGGAGCGGTTCTTATTTGCGCATGAGTTGTCTGAGATTTTGTACCCGTCGTTGAATGGATACCACGGTCGCTTCTATAACGAGTTCGCCGGTCATTTGGTGGCGCCTCCACCAGTGCTTTATGAGCTTTGGATGAATCAATGGACAGTGGGTGAGCTTGCGAACGAGTTTGGTGTAACCATTAGTGTTGTCTTGTACCAACTTAGACTTATGGCTCCGGTTTATGGCTTCACTTTATGA
- a CDS encoding tyrosine-type recombinase/integrase, with protein MASLYERQFKAGGSVWYLRVKLPTGRWYAWNSGIPSRSATGELINDQKARKDLLKIQGLIDAGIDPFAETGDGIEVRSAAEEYLRERSMFWGQRTLPLHENTLRMVCAAVGEVSIAALTDAHWKLIETGFRRGVSVHTLNIDIRNLRAFLRWAKTRYGLDGWKIPVISEYHVGQSSHRDFFDPEESERLVYAATGIKVNGSCFGSYVAFLLLTGLRKREALALRWEHISKSSKMILLSRTKSGRAEMFPILEEVGVVLDRIGGGVRRGQLWEMSMWSGHIDVCWARAVRTAGVRWLKLHNCRDSFAVNHLLEGMPLAVVSRLLRHGDISTTMRNYAGFSLEDISAIMRGGGPVQSPGSYVTAVLRGLGR; from the coding sequence ATGGCTTCACTTTATGAGCGACAATTCAAAGCGGGGGGGAGTGTCTGGTATTTGCGGGTTAAGCTTCCGACTGGGCGGTGGTATGCTTGGAATTCGGGGATTCCGTCACGAAGTGCGACTGGGGAATTGATTAATGATCAGAAGGCGCGGAAAGATCTGCTGAAGATTCAGGGGTTGATCGATGCAGGGATTGATCCGTTTGCGGAGACAGGCGATGGCATAGAGGTGAGGAGTGCGGCGGAAGAGTACTTGCGGGAGCGGTCGATGTTTTGGGGTCAGCGGACCCTGCCGTTGCATGAGAATACATTGCGGATGGTTTGTGCGGCTGTGGGGGAAGTGTCGATAGCAGCGCTGACTGATGCGCATTGGAAATTGATTGAGACTGGATTTCGGCGCGGGGTGTCCGTTCATACGTTAAACATCGACATCCGGAACTTGCGTGCGTTTTTGCGTTGGGCGAAGACGAGATATGGACTGGATGGTTGGAAAATTCCGGTCATTTCTGAATACCATGTAGGACAGTCTTCTCATAGGGATTTTTTTGACCCGGAAGAATCCGAGAGGTTGGTATACGCGGCGACGGGAATCAAAGTAAACGGGAGTTGTTTTGGGTCTTATGTTGCGTTTCTCTTGTTGACTGGGTTGCGTAAGCGCGAGGCGTTGGCGTTACGCTGGGAGCACATCAGCAAGTCAAGCAAGATGATCTTGCTTTCTCGTACAAAATCTGGACGTGCGGAAATGTTTCCAATACTCGAAGAGGTGGGGGTTGTGCTGGATCGGATAGGAGGAGGGGTTAGGCGTGGTCAGTTGTGGGAGATGTCGATGTGGTCAGGCCATATTGATGTTTGTTGGGCGCGGGCGGTGCGGACCGCGGGGGTTAGATGGTTGAAGCTCCATAACTGTCGGGATTCGTTTGCCGTAAATCATTTGCTTGAGGGGATGCCGCTGGCCGTGGTGAGCAGGTTGCTGCGGCACGGGGATATTTCCACGACAATGAGGAATTACGCCGGGTTTTCATTGGAGGATATTTCGGCGATCATGCGAGGAGGAGGCCCTGTGCAGTCGCCGGGGTCTTATGTTACTGCTGTGTTACGTGGCTTAGGTAGATAG
- a CDS encoding methyltransferase domain-containing protein translates to MTPKPCPLCALPLPAPHLSLNGRRTARCRQCDLISVHESDWLTPEQERERYLLHRNSRENADYIAFLNTLVTAVAEHVTPPAAILDFGSGPEPVLAELLRARGYDAALFDPLFAPHESVLGEQYDAVVCCETAEHFRTPASEWQTMCDATRRDGFLIVKTLFHDDSTDIENWWYVRDPTHVCFYSERTLAWTANRFGLRLVSTDARHGILKKQTGLN, encoded by the coding sequence ATGACCCCGAAGCCTTGCCCTCTCTGCGCACTCCCATTGCCCGCTCCGCATTTGTCATTAAACGGTCGCCGCACCGCGCGCTGCCGCCAATGCGATCTCATCTCGGTCCACGAATCAGACTGGCTTACCCCTGAGCAGGAGCGTGAACGTTACCTGCTTCACCGGAATTCACGAGAGAACGCCGACTACATCGCATTTCTGAATACGCTCGTTACCGCAGTCGCAGAACACGTGACTCCTCCTGCCGCAATTCTCGACTTCGGAAGCGGACCCGAACCCGTCTTGGCGGAACTGCTGCGAGCACGCGGCTACGACGCAGCGCTGTTCGATCCGCTCTTCGCACCACACGAAAGTGTGTTGGGCGAGCAATATGACGCAGTAGTTTGTTGCGAGACTGCCGAACACTTCAGGACGCCGGCTTCAGAGTGGCAAACCATGTGTGATGCCACGCGACGGGATGGGTTTCTGATAGTCAAAACTCTCTTCCATGACGACTCCACCGACATTGAGAACTGGTGGTATGTCCGCGATCCGACGCACGTTTGTTTCTATTCGGAGCGCACACTGGCTTGGACCGCCAATCGGTTTGGATTGCGATTAGTGTCTACAGACGCACGCCACGGCATCTTAAAAAAGCAAACGGGACTCAATTGA
- a CDS encoding aminopeptidase P family N-terminal domain-containing protein, translating to MNVKKRLQNIQGRMKLAGIDALLVPNADPHGSEYVPDHWKRREFVSGFTGSMGEACITSSATALWVDSRYFLQAERELAGTGIKIQKIGLRGTPTLTGWLHAQLSKGARIGVDSQVITHERFNQLREEFTALGLTLVAMSRNIVDEVWQGRPEIPHRALAVHELAYAGESVSAKLLRVRKEMKLRGASSHIITELDAIAWLFNLRGTDVDYNPVFVSYAIVKEDTAHLYVDLRKVTPKVRKHLGKFVRVHRYDAFGEAVKKLSKSRGKVWVHSGTASQWIFSLVGKARLLTERSPITLLKACKTPHQIRGMQSAHVRDGVAMVKFLSWLDENMGKIPMSELSLEVELERARTASKLYRGPSFSPIIGYAGNGAVIHYRAVTETNRQVKPRGLMVIDSGGQYPDGTTDITRTVCCGSPTRKQKEHFTRVLKGHIAIATTAFPAGVRGPQLEVLAKRSLWQAGLDYIHGTGHGVGHYLCVHEGPASIAPRFPNEPLQPGMVLSNEPGYYLAGEYGIRIENLVFVYEDPELPGFYRFGNLTLCPIDRRLIDTKLLTEQERAYLNSYHATVRRVLLPKVKGKAATWLKKMTAAI from the coding sequence ATGAACGTCAAGAAAAGATTACAGAACATCCAAGGTCGGATGAAATTGGCCGGCATCGACGCGTTGTTAGTACCTAACGCTGATCCGCACGGAAGTGAATACGTCCCCGATCACTGGAAACGCAGAGAATTCGTCTCGGGATTCACCGGCTCGATGGGTGAGGCTTGCATCACGTCTTCCGCGACTGCACTCTGGGTGGATTCGCGCTATTTCTTGCAGGCCGAACGAGAACTCGCCGGAACTGGCATAAAGATTCAGAAGATCGGATTACGCGGCACTCCGACCCTTACCGGCTGGCTTCACGCACAGCTTTCGAAAGGTGCGCGGATAGGTGTAGACTCGCAAGTGATCACGCATGAGCGTTTCAATCAGTTGCGTGAAGAGTTTACTGCGTTGGGGCTGACGCTCGTGGCGATGTCGCGAAACATCGTGGATGAGGTTTGGCAAGGCCGCCCGGAGATTCCGCACAGAGCTCTTGCCGTTCATGAGCTTGCCTACGCGGGGGAAAGCGTTTCCGCAAAGTTGTTGCGGGTAAGAAAAGAGATGAAGCTACGCGGGGCAAGTTCGCACATCATCACGGAGCTTGACGCGATTGCCTGGCTGTTCAATCTGCGGGGAACGGACGTTGACTACAATCCCGTGTTTGTCTCCTACGCGATTGTCAAAGAAGACACGGCGCATCTTTATGTGGACTTGCGAAAAGTGACTCCCAAGGTCCGTAAACATCTTGGGAAGTTTGTCCGCGTGCATCGCTATGACGCATTCGGCGAAGCGGTCAAGAAGCTCAGCAAATCGCGCGGCAAGGTTTGGGTACATTCAGGCACGGCCAGTCAATGGATTTTTTCATTGGTCGGAAAGGCCAGATTGCTGACCGAACGGTCGCCGATTACTCTGCTGAAAGCCTGCAAGACTCCGCATCAGATTCGCGGCATGCAGTCCGCCCACGTGCGCGACGGCGTGGCGATGGTCAAATTCCTGAGTTGGCTTGACGAGAACATGGGCAAGATTCCGATGAGCGAGTTGTCATTGGAAGTAGAACTCGAACGGGCGCGGACAGCATCCAAACTCTATCGCGGGCCAAGTTTTTCGCCGATCATCGGCTATGCGGGCAACGGCGCGGTTATCCACTACCGTGCGGTGACTGAGACGAACCGGCAAGTGAAGCCGCGCGGGCTGATGGTGATTGATTCCGGCGGACAATATCCCGATGGAACGACCGACATTACGCGCACAGTATGCTGCGGCAGTCCGACGCGTAAGCAGAAAGAACACTTCACACGAGTGCTGAAAGGTCACATTGCGATTGCAACGACTGCGTTTCCCGCTGGAGTTCGCGGTCCGCAACTTGAAGTGCTGGCGAAGAGATCGCTGTGGCAGGCCGGATTGGATTACATTCACGGCACGGGGCACGGCGTCGGCCACTACCTGTGCGTGCATGAGGGTCCCGCATCCATCGCGCCGCGATTCCCCAATGAGCCTCTGCAACCCGGCATGGTGTTGTCGAATGAACCGGGATACTATCTTGCGGGTGAGTACGGAATCCGGATTGAAAATCTCGTTTTCGTGTATGAGGATCCGGAGCTTCCAGGGTTCTACCGGTTCGGCAATCTGACTTTGTGTCCGATTGACCGGAGGCTGATTGATACGAAGCTGCTGACGGAACAGGAGCGCGCGTATCTTAACAGCTATCACGCTACAGTCAGGCGGGTGCTGCTGCCAAAAGTAAAGGGGAAAGCTGCAACCTGGTTGAAGAAAATGACGGCGGCGATTTAG
- a CDS encoding nucleotide sugar dehydrogenase, with the protein MKISIFGLGYVGCVSAACLCEFGHEVWGIDVDESKVNFLREGKSPIVETELPELIAKHRSSGRLNATTSIEEAVRNTELALICVGTPSLPSGALNTEYARRVCEQIGAAMKPLDRPFTVVVRSTLLPGTTRKELLPNLEKHSGKTEGNGFRLAYNPEFLREGTAVADFFAPPKTVVGADHEGTARLAADLYKGLPGAFHLTKIEEAELVKYADNVFHAVKVVFGNEIGAVAKSVGVDSHRVMEIFCTDTKLNLSPYYLKPGFAFGGSCLPKDVRALMACARQQNLKTPMLFSLMESNEEHVRRAAKAIMAFGKKKLGVLGLAFKAGTDDMRESPVVELVETLLGKGFDIKIYDRNVSLARLLGANKRFIETAIPHLAELLVKSADEIATHSEIVLVTYRDEEFYPVLKKLTREQVVYDLARVPNESDIHAEYHGVCW; encoded by the coding sequence ATGAAGATCAGCATATTTGGCCTTGGATATGTAGGGTGCGTTTCAGCAGCCTGCTTGTGCGAATTCGGTCACGAGGTCTGGGGAATCGACGTTGACGAAAGCAAAGTCAACTTTCTCCGCGAGGGCAAAAGTCCAATCGTTGAGACTGAACTCCCTGAACTTATAGCAAAGCATCGTTCTTCCGGCAGGCTGAACGCCACAACTTCGATCGAAGAAGCGGTGCGCAATACCGAACTTGCCCTAATCTGTGTTGGCACGCCGTCCCTGCCGTCAGGTGCTTTGAACACGGAGTATGCGCGACGCGTATGCGAACAAATCGGCGCAGCGATGAAACCGTTGGATCGCCCATTCACGGTGGTTGTGCGCAGTACGCTCCTCCCCGGAACAACCCGCAAGGAGCTTCTGCCTAATCTTGAGAAACACTCGGGCAAGACTGAAGGCAACGGCTTCAGGCTCGCCTATAATCCGGAGTTCCTGCGGGAAGGCACAGCAGTTGCCGACTTCTTTGCACCGCCCAAGACGGTCGTCGGCGCGGATCACGAGGGCACTGCAAGGCTTGCCGCAGACCTTTACAAGGGGTTGCCCGGAGCCTTCCACCTGACCAAAATCGAAGAAGCGGAGCTGGTGAAATACGCGGACAACGTCTTTCACGCGGTCAAGGTTGTCTTTGGCAACGAGATTGGCGCGGTCGCCAAGTCTGTCGGAGTGGACAGTCATCGCGTCATGGAGATCTTTTGCACAGACACAAAGTTGAACCTGTCACCGTACTACTTGAAGCCGGGTTTCGCATTTGGCGGATCATGCCTGCCGAAGGACGTGCGCGCTCTGATGGCGTGCGCGAGACAGCAGAACTTGAAAACGCCCATGCTGTTCTCGTTAATGGAGTCAAATGAAGAGCACGTCAGGCGTGCGGCTAAAGCTATCATGGCCTTTGGAAAGAAAAAGCTCGGCGTGCTCGGACTGGCATTCAAAGCCGGTACAGATGATATGCGTGAAAGCCCGGTGGTGGAACTCGTCGAGACACTCTTAGGCAAGGGCTTTGACATCAAGATATACGACCGGAATGTGTCGCTTGCTCGCCTGCTCGGCGCAAACAAGCGGTTTATCGAAACAGCTATTCCGCACCTGGCGGAGTTGCTGGTGAAGTCAGCAGATGAAATCGCAACGCATTCGGAAATTGTGCTGGTCACCTATCGTGATGAAGAATTCTATCCGGTGCTGAAGAAATTGACGCGCGAGCAGGTTGTCTACGACTTGGCTCGGGTGCCCAATGAGAGCGATATTCACGCGGAGTATCATGGCGTCTGCTGGTAA
- a CDS encoding glycosyltransferase family 4 protein, whose product MASAGKVLVLVENLSVPFDRRVWQESLALTRAGYQVSVICPRMVDKKPFEMIDGVAIYRYPMPYTANRAIGYLWEYSWAMVWTFLYAAYVFFRRGFKVVHACNPPDLFFLVTLPFKLFGVKFVFDQHDLSPETFESKYPNKGGLILKALRLLEHWTYRTADVVISTNQSYRRIAIERGKLNPDLVFVVRSAPDLQKFSPLPANPEWKRGKKYLAAYLGTMGAQDGLDYLLQSAKVIVQEWGRNDIHFLLMGGGENLSVLKKMAEELELQDFVEFTGRVSNEQVREVLSTADVCLAPDPINPLNTHCTMNKILEYMAMSRPIVSYRLTESEFSAQSAAVYAKDNDIEDFARQIVNLLEDIARREEMGNFGSKRLREELSWEHSTQELLRAYSAAFGRS is encoded by the coding sequence ATGGCGTCTGCTGGTAAGGTCCTCGTTCTGGTCGAGAACCTCTCTGTCCCGTTTGATCGCCGCGTCTGGCAGGAATCGCTTGCGCTGACCCGAGCGGGCTATCAGGTCAGCGTGATTTGTCCTCGGATGGTGGACAAAAAGCCGTTTGAGATGATTGACGGAGTTGCCATCTATCGCTATCCGATGCCCTATACCGCCAATCGCGCGATTGGCTATTTATGGGAATACTCCTGGGCGATGGTCTGGACGTTTCTCTACGCAGCATATGTCTTCTTTCGGCGTGGATTTAAAGTAGTCCATGCGTGCAATCCGCCGGACTTGTTCTTCTTAGTGACCTTGCCATTCAAGCTGTTCGGAGTCAAATTTGTCTTTGATCAGCACGACCTCAGTCCTGAGACGTTTGAGTCGAAGTATCCCAACAAGGGAGGTTTGATCCTTAAGGCATTGCGCCTGCTTGAGCACTGGACCTACCGAACTGCGGATGTTGTCATCTCGACAAATCAATCGTATCGAAGAATCGCCATTGAGCGCGGCAAGCTGAATCCTGATCTTGTTTTTGTCGTTAGAAGCGCTCCGGACCTGCAAAAATTCAGTCCTCTCCCCGCAAATCCTGAATGGAAACGCGGCAAGAAGTATCTTGCAGCCTATCTTGGGACGATGGGCGCGCAGGATGGCCTCGATTACCTTCTTCAAAGTGCCAAGGTGATTGTGCAAGAGTGGGGAAGGAACGACATTCATTTTCTTCTGATGGGCGGAGGCGAAAACCTGTCCGTTCTGAAGAAGATGGCCGAAGAGCTCGAGCTGCAGGATTTCGTCGAGTTCACGGGACGCGTCTCGAATGAGCAAGTCAGGGAGGTCCTGTCTACTGCGGATGTCTGTCTTGCGCCGGATCCGATCAATCCGCTCAATACACACTGCACGATGAACAAAATTCTTGAGTATATGGCCATGTCTCGTCCCATCGTTTCGTACCGGCTGACAGAGTCCGAGTTTTCAGCTCAATCTGCAGCGGTCTATGCGAAGGATAATGACATCGAGGACTTTGCCCGTCAGATCGTGAACTTGCTTGAAGATATCGCTCGGCGCGAGGAGATGGGCAACTTTGGCAGCAAGAGGTTGCGCGAAGAGCTGTCGTGGGAGCATAGCACACAGGAACTACTCAGGGCCTATTCCGCGGCTTTTGGCCGGTCATAG
- a CDS encoding gamma carbonic anhydrase family protein has protein sequence MALILPYEGKAPRIDESAWLAPTAVVTGDTEIGPECSLWFGTVVRGDVNWIRIGARTNLQDGVICHVTIAKAPLTIEELVSVGHAAVVHGCTLKRGCLIGIGARVLDLAVVGEQSLVAAGSVVLEETIIPSGELWAGVPARKKRDLSSEERRSLLDTAERYVQYRLSYQGQWGEISPDLLPKV, from the coding sequence ATGGCCTTGATCTTGCCGTATGAGGGTAAAGCACCGCGCATCGACGAGTCGGCTTGGCTCGCGCCAACTGCTGTCGTAACTGGGGATACAGAGATTGGACCGGAGTGCTCTTTATGGTTTGGCACAGTCGTTCGTGGTGATGTGAACTGGATTCGCATCGGAGCCAGGACGAACTTGCAGGACGGCGTGATTTGCCACGTCACCATTGCGAAAGCGCCTTTGACAATCGAAGAGCTTGTCTCGGTCGGACACGCAGCTGTGGTTCACGGATGCACCCTCAAACGGGGTTGCTTAATTGGAATTGGTGCTCGGGTGCTTGATCTCGCGGTGGTGGGTGAGCAATCACTGGTCGCAGCCGGTTCAGTGGTCTTGGAGGAGACGATCATTCCATCCGGCGAGTTGTGGGCGGGAGTGCCGGCAAGGAAGAAGCGGGATCTTAGCAGCGAAGAAAGAAGAAGTCTGCTCGACACGGCAGAACGTTACGTACAATATCGATTGAGTTATCAAGGGCAGTGGGGGGAAATTTCTCCGGACTTGCTGCCGAAAGTGTAA
- a CDS encoding cold shock domain-containing protein — protein MFSTVRPKSPTPPNGITDRGVVKWFSQKKGFGFIESEAGEEIFVHYSSIRGRGYRVLEPGDRVTFEKVPGPKGDQAFHVEVLS, from the coding sequence ATGTTTTCTACTGTCCGTCCAAAATCTCCGACTCCTCCAAACGGAATAACTGACCGTGGAGTGGTGAAATGGTTCTCGCAAAAGAAAGGCTTTGGGTTCATTGAATCGGAGGCTGGCGAAGAGATTTTTGTGCACTACTCATCAATCCGAGGACGTGGCTATCGCGTTCTCGAGCCGGGGGATCGTGTGACTTTCGAAAAGGTGCCGGGACCGAAAGGCGATCAAGCATTCCATGTTGAAGTGTTGTCCTGA
- a CDS encoding T9SS type A sorting domain-containing protein — protein MPRFRALDDSLHFYDVQKIWSELSVNLDSSKIEGSARIALTSTANGLSTIDLRLVESLAIDSIVSSTHKVTSFTRVGTDSLQIFLMPALSVGDTADVTIYYRGRPSIIDAWGGMRFAQTNSWRPQICYTLGDGLDLEPPPANYAWLPSYADLNDKVQWEILLRVPEDKVGVSAGARLDTMHHGDGTVTWHYRLDQPVSTYLLFISVSDYLIMTQRESGPVIENFVYPLRWDQAQVHFEPVPQCVDAFSSAFGPYVFDRFGYNMTRNGDMEHATCVSHYDAAVVNGRNYDWLLFHELAHQWWGNWVTIADWRDLWLNEGFATYCEALGMEWVRGENDFRSYVRNDLQPAARNAGSGSTIYDPSYYWGSIVYEKGACVLHMLRWVMGDTLFFTALRAYGQQFAFANATTADFQAICEAHHDSTLQWFFDEWVFEGTGYPQYRVSLWGDNSPFGHHLHIVDESAFQFSMPMEVAYYRQGTLLYMDTIDVDGELLIEALPGLPDSVVLDPNGWLLKTVQYGINLPSSSPDQSPIDFTLTSAYPNPFNPTITVSFESPIVQPIGMRAFNIGGQLVYAHDGVAVPGTNQVLWNASAQSSGIYLIKLFTSTESQTVKAVLLR, from the coding sequence TTGCCTCGGTTCCGTGCGCTGGATGATTCGCTGCACTTCTATGACGTACAGAAGATTTGGTCGGAACTATCTGTCAATTTGGACAGCAGCAAAATTGAGGGCTCAGCACGGATCGCGTTGACTTCGACTGCGAATGGACTGAGCACGATTGATCTTCGATTAGTTGAAAGTCTTGCGATAGATTCGATTGTGAGCTCGACACACAAGGTGACGTCGTTCACACGCGTAGGGACAGATTCGCTCCAGATTTTCCTCATGCCTGCACTAAGTGTTGGTGATACAGCTGATGTGACAATCTACTATCGCGGCAGACCGTCAATCATCGATGCTTGGGGTGGGATGCGATTCGCTCAGACGAACAGTTGGCGACCTCAAATCTGCTACACGCTTGGCGACGGACTCGATTTGGAGCCTCCACCAGCGAACTATGCCTGGCTTCCCAGCTATGCGGATCTCAATGACAAAGTCCAATGGGAAATCTTGTTGAGAGTTCCGGAAGACAAAGTTGGAGTGAGCGCCGGAGCTCGGCTCGACACGATGCATCATGGTGACGGAACAGTGACTTGGCACTATCGCCTTGACCAACCTGTATCAACTTATCTGCTTTTTATCTCGGTATCTGACTACCTCATTATGACTCAGCGAGAGAGCGGTCCTGTAATAGAGAATTTTGTCTATCCGCTTCGCTGGGATCAGGCCCAAGTGCACTTTGAACCCGTTCCGCAGTGCGTCGACGCATTTTCGAGTGCCTTTGGGCCATATGTGTTTGACAGATTCGGATACAACATGACCAGAAATGGGGACATGGAACACGCCACATGTGTTTCGCACTACGATGCCGCCGTCGTAAACGGGCGAAACTATGATTGGCTTCTCTTTCACGAATTGGCGCACCAGTGGTGGGGTAACTGGGTGACGATTGCCGATTGGCGCGACTTATGGCTGAACGAGGGGTTCGCAACTTATTGCGAAGCGCTCGGAATGGAATGGGTGCGCGGCGAGAATGACTTCAGAAGTTACGTTCGCAATGACTTGCAGCCCGCAGCTCGCAACGCAGGTTCAGGTTCCACAATATACGACCCGAGCTACTATTGGGGGAGCATTGTGTATGAAAAAGGTGCCTGTGTCCTGCACATGTTGCGTTGGGTCATGGGAGACACACTGTTTTTCACGGCCCTGCGGGCCTATGGGCAGCAGTTTGCGTTTGCGAATGCCACGACAGCGGACTTTCAAGCGATTTGCGAAGCACACCATGACTCGACACTGCAGTGGTTTTTCGATGAATGGGTGTTTGAAGGAACTGGGTATCCGCAGTACAGAGTGAGTCTTTGGGGTGATAACAGTCCTTTCGGTCATCACTTGCACATTGTTGATGAAAGCGCCTTTCAATTCTCAATGCCCATGGAAGTCGCCTATTACCGTCAGGGCACATTGCTTTATATGGACACCATAGATGTTGATGGGGAACTCTTGATCGAAGCGTTGCCGGGGCTCCCCGATTCTGTGGTCTTAGATCCCAATGGCTGGCTGTTGAAGACTGTTCAATACGGCATCAATCTGCCATCCAGTTCACCTGATCAATCGCCGATCGATTTCACATTGACGTCAGCATACCCCAATCCCTTCAATCCGACGATCACCGTATCGTTTGAATCTCCCATCGTCCAACCTATCGGAATGCGAGCCTTCAACATTGGTGGACAATTAGTCTACGCGCATGACGGCGTTGCGGTTCCAGGAACAAATCAAGTTTTGTGGAACGCGTCGGCGCAATCATCGGGCATCTACTTGATCAAACTCTTTACAAGCACAGAATCACAAACGGTCAAAGCCGTGTTGTTAAGATAG